From one Polynucleobacter sp. UK-FUSCHL-C3 genomic stretch:
- the rpsD gene encoding 30S ribosomal protein S4, with translation MARYLGPKAKLSRREGTDLFLKSARRALSDKCKLDSKPGQHGRTSGSRTSDFGNQLREKQKVKRIYGVLERQFRRYFAEAERRKGNTGETLLQLLESRLDNVVYRMGFGSTRAEARQLVSHAAITVNGSVVNIPSMQVRAGDVIAIREKAKKQTRIQESLNLAQQVGAINWVSVDAAKLEGTFKQVPDRDEISGDINESLIVELYSR, from the coding sequence GTGGCACGTTACTTAGGCCCTAAGGCTAAATTATCCCGTCGGGAAGGTACTGACTTATTTTTAAAGAGCGCACGTCGTGCTTTATCTGATAAGTGCAAATTAGATAGCAAACCAGGTCAACATGGACGCACTTCAGGTTCACGTACATCCGACTTTGGTAACCAATTGCGTGAAAAGCAAAAGGTAAAGCGTATTTATGGTGTTCTAGAACGTCAGTTCCGCCGCTATTTTGCAGAGGCAGAGCGTCGTAAAGGAAACACAGGTGAAACCTTGTTGCAATTGCTCGAATCACGTCTTGATAACGTCGTTTATCGGATGGGTTTTGGCTCTACGCGAGCCGAAGCGCGCCAACTTGTTTCGCACGCAGCAATTACTGTGAATGGTAGCGTCGTCAATATCCCCTCTATGCAAGTGCGTGCAGGTGATGTGATTGCTATTCGTGAGAAGGCTAAAAAACAGACTCGTATTCAAGAGTCTCTAAACCTTGCACAGCAAGTAGGCGCTATTAATTGGGTAAGTGTTGATGCTGCAAAACTAGAAGGTACTTTTAAACAAGTTCCAGATCGCGATGAAATTAGCGGCGATATTAATGAAAGTTTGATCGTCGAATTGTATTCACGCTAA
- the rpoA gene encoding DNA-directed RNA polymerase subunit alpha, producing the protein MQTNLLKPKIISVEALAANQAKVVMEPFERGYGHTLGNALRRVLLSSMVGFAPTEVAIGGVVHEYSTLDGVQEDVVNLLLNFKGVVFKLQSRDEVTINLRKEGPGVVCAKDIDLPHDVEIINPEHVIAHLSAGGKLDMQIKVEKGRGYVPGNMRQYQDEATKLIGRIVLDASFSPVNRVSYAVESARVEQRTDLDRLVMTIETNGVISPEESIRQAASILVDQLVVFAALESSQVAGDLAPSRSAMVDPLLMRPVDDLELTVRSANCLKAENIYYIGDLIQRTENELLKTPNLGRKSLNEIKDVLAARGLSLGMKLDSWPPATIGQ; encoded by the coding sequence ATGCAAACAAATTTGCTTAAACCAAAAATCATTTCTGTTGAAGCACTTGCTGCTAATCAGGCTAAAGTTGTTATGGAGCCCTTTGAGCGCGGTTACGGCCATACTCTAGGTAATGCATTGCGCCGCGTATTGTTGTCGTCAATGGTTGGCTTTGCACCAACCGAAGTGGCAATCGGGGGCGTTGTCCATGAGTATTCCACTTTGGATGGCGTGCAAGAAGATGTTGTTAATCTTTTATTAAATTTCAAGGGCGTTGTATTTAAGCTCCAATCACGCGATGAGGTAACGATCAATCTTCGTAAAGAAGGTCCTGGCGTTGTTTGTGCCAAGGATATTGATTTGCCTCATGATGTAGAAATCATTAATCCTGAGCATGTGATTGCTCACCTCTCTGCGGGTGGTAAGTTAGATATGCAGATTAAGGTTGAAAAGGGCCGCGGTTATGTACCTGGCAATATGCGTCAATATCAAGACGAGGCAACAAAGTTAATTGGCCGCATTGTGTTGGATGCATCCTTTAGCCCTGTGAATCGTGTTAGCTATGCTGTTGAGTCTGCTCGTGTAGAGCAGCGCACTGACTTAGATCGTTTGGTTATGACCATTGAAACCAATGGAGTTATCTCTCCAGAGGAGTCAATTCGTCAAGCAGCTAGTATTCTGGTAGATCAGTTAGTTGTGTTTGCCGCCCTGGAGAGCAGTCAAGTTGCTGGCGACTTAGCGCCAAGCCGCTCCGCGATGGTTGATCCTCTGTTGATGAGACCCGTTGATGATCTCGAGTTAACGGTTCGTTCTGCCAATTGCTTAAAAGCAGAAAACATTTATTACATCGGTGATTTAATCCAGCGTACTGAAAATGAGCTATTGAAGACGCCTAACTTAGGTCGTAAGTCTCTTAATGAGATTAAAGATGTATTAGCAGCCCGTGGCTTGAGCCTTGGTATGAAACTCGATAGCTGGCCTCCAGCTACGATTGGGCAATAA
- the rplQ gene encoding 50S ribosomal protein L17, with amino-acid sequence MRHGNGLRKLNRTSSHRLAMLRNMSNSLIEHEVIKTTLPKAKELRMVVEPLITLGKKDNLANRRLAFNRLRDREMVAKLFSELGPRYATRPGGYLRILKFGFRHGDNAPMALVELVDRPAVEETTQETAA; translated from the coding sequence ATGCGTCATGGTAATGGCTTACGCAAATTAAACCGCACTTCATCGCATCGTTTGGCGATGTTGCGCAATATGTCAAACTCTTTAATCGAGCATGAAGTGATTAAAACAACCCTGCCAAAAGCAAAAGAGCTGCGGATGGTGGTTGAGCCTTTGATCACTTTGGGTAAGAAAGATAATTTGGCTAATCGCCGCCTTGCATTTAATCGTTTACGCGATCGTGAGATGGTGGCTAAATTATTTTCAGAATTAGGCCCAAGGTACGCAACTCGCCCAGGCGGTTATTTGCGCATCTTGAAGTTTGGATTCCGTCATGGCGATAATGCTCCAATGGCTTTAGTTGAATTAGTTGATCGCCCAGCAGTCGAAGAGACTACCCAAGAGACAGCAGCATAA
- the cutA gene encoding divalent-cation tolerance protein CutA: MNSILIVITTLPNIQEAKTLGRSLLDHGLAACIQIQEGVHSIYRWDDQICEETEVLLSAKTNETSWPALESYIVEHHPYDLPEIIALSPSQYSEAYGAWVSKELK, from the coding sequence ATGAATTCTATTTTGATCGTGATCACAACCCTCCCAAATATTCAAGAGGCCAAGACATTAGGCCGTAGCTTGCTTGATCATGGCTTAGCGGCTTGCATACAAATCCAGGAGGGCGTGCATTCGATTTATCGCTGGGACGATCAAATCTGTGAAGAAACTGAAGTTCTTTTAAGCGCCAAGACAAACGAGACAAGTTGGCCAGCATTGGAAAGTTACATTGTGGAGCACCACCCATACGATCTTCCAGAGATAATTGCCTTAAGTCCAAGCCAGTACTCAGAAGCGTATGGTGCTTGGGTGTCTAAGGAGCTTAAGTGA
- the dsbD gene encoding protein-disulfide reductase DsbD — protein MSVIKRIFLSICIPIIGIGFLIGTLSAKEFLPPEQAFVVEATWVADANELLIDYRPAKGYYIYQESLQYRLFINNQKINTKNIQLPRGVEKFDETFGKKMEIYPKPFQVIIPFTQKADQGIRLELDLQGCADGGICYPPMTYQYFIAAPGVKVAPIPEAEAKPSKEGANIQGLSLIELWSGRDDVGSIKSYLENANLGYLLVGFFILGLALAFTPCVLPMLPILSSIVLGKQSDVPISKVRSAYLALSYILGMALLYALAGILTAALGSGVQRVLQSPIALILFSGLLLFLAGTLFGFYELKMPQVWQDKVDQIACRQQGGSLFGAFVLGAISTLVASPCITAPLASVLGFVAQTGSMVLGGALLFVMALGMGLPLLLIALGARSVVPSAGAWMIWLQRALGVMLVFLAIWIVWPAFSMLSGESSMQNINRSEKRISPNLVFQVVRSPEELQIILQKAQENKKPVLLDFYADWCISCKEMEAITFANPEIAKEMGRFVLVQADVTLNNPSSQALLKQYGLFGPPAILLFNSFGEEQKALRIVGFMPPTRFSQRLQDLNTK, from the coding sequence GTGAGCGTAATCAAAAGAATTTTTCTGAGTATTTGTATTCCGATCATTGGCATTGGGTTTTTGATCGGCACTCTTTCAGCTAAAGAGTTTTTGCCGCCGGAACAAGCATTTGTAGTAGAGGCAACATGGGTAGCCGACGCCAATGAGTTGTTAATTGATTACCGTCCAGCAAAAGGCTATTACATCTATCAAGAGTCGCTTCAATACAGACTTTTTATCAATAATCAAAAAATAAATACAAAAAATATACAGCTACCGCGCGGTGTTGAAAAGTTTGATGAGACCTTTGGCAAAAAGATGGAGATTTATCCAAAGCCCTTTCAGGTCATCATTCCTTTTACACAAAAGGCAGACCAGGGTATTCGTTTAGAACTAGATTTACAAGGCTGTGCTGATGGCGGTATTTGTTATCCACCGATGACCTATCAATATTTTATCGCCGCCCCTGGAGTGAAGGTGGCGCCAATACCAGAGGCTGAGGCAAAGCCTAGCAAAGAGGGTGCCAATATTCAGGGATTAAGTTTGATTGAGCTCTGGAGTGGACGAGATGATGTTGGTTCAATTAAGTCATATCTAGAAAATGCCAACTTAGGATATTTGTTAGTGGGCTTCTTTATTCTAGGACTAGCATTAGCATTTACTCCATGTGTATTACCCATGTTACCTATCTTAAGCAGCATTGTCTTGGGTAAACAAAGTGATGTGCCAATTAGCAAAGTTCGTTCAGCATATTTAGCCTTGTCTTATATCCTCGGGATGGCTTTGCTGTATGCCTTAGCGGGTATATTAACTGCAGCCTTGGGAAGTGGAGTGCAGCGTGTTCTACAAAGCCCGATTGCTTTAATCCTTTTTTCTGGGCTTTTGCTATTTTTGGCAGGGACTTTATTTGGGTTCTACGAACTAAAAATGCCACAAGTTTGGCAAGATAAAGTGGATCAAATAGCATGCAGGCAGCAGGGCGGAAGTCTCTTTGGGGCTTTTGTACTTGGCGCGATTTCAACCTTGGTAGCAAGCCCTTGTATCACCGCACCCCTCGCAAGCGTTTTGGGTTTTGTGGCACAAACGGGTTCCATGGTGTTAGGGGGGGCATTGTTATTTGTGATGGCGCTGGGCATGGGCTTACCCTTATTGCTGATTGCCTTAGGAGCAAGAAGTGTGGTTCCGAGTGCCGGTGCTTGGATGATTTGGTTGCAGCGCGCACTTGGGGTGATGCTTGTGTTCTTGGCAATTTGGATTGTATGGCCAGCATTCTCTATGCTCAGTGGGGAAAGTAGCATGCAAAACATCAATCGCTCAGAAAAACGAATTTCTCCAAATCTAGTCTTCCAGGTAGTGCGGTCCCCCGAAGAACTACAAATCATCCTACAAAAAGCACAAGAGAATAAAAAGCCAGTCTTGTTAGATTTCTATGCCGATTGGTGCATCAGTTGTAAGGAAATGGAAGCAATTACCTTTGCAAACCCTGAGATTGCAAAAGAGATGGGTCGTTTTGTATTAGTTCAAGCTGATGTCACGTTGAATAATCCATCTAGCCAGGCCCTCTTAAAGCAATATGGTCTTTTTGGGCCGCCCGCAATCTTATTGTTTAATAGCTTTGGTGAAGAGCAGAAAGCATTACGCATTGTCGGATTTATGCCGCCAACACGTTTTAGTCAACGTTTGCAAGATCTCAATACGAAATAG
- the hemB gene encoding porphobilinogen synthase translates to MSQYPAYRPRRMRRDDWSRRLIQENRLSPDDLIYPVFLLPGKNQTQTVTSMPGIERMSLDRLFSVAEECVALGVPVMALFPVIEASLKTIDGVEAFNPNGLVPNAVTELKKRFPNLGIMTDVALDPYTSHGQDGILDQNNCILNDETVAVLVKQALCHAHAGVDIVAPSDMMDGRIGQIRAALENNQFIHTRIMAYSAKYASSFYGPFRDAVGSATNLGKADKKNYQMDPANSDEAIREVGLDISEGADMVMIKPGMPYLDIVHRIKDAFGYPTYVYQVSGEYAMLKAAANNGWLDHDAVMMESLIAFKRAGSDGILSYFALEASRLLKK, encoded by the coding sequence ATGTCTCAATACCCTGCCTATAGACCGCGTCGGATGCGTCGTGACGATTGGTCCCGTCGCTTAATTCAAGAAAATCGTCTCAGTCCAGATGACCTTATCTATCCAGTCTTTCTGCTGCCTGGTAAGAACCAAACACAGACTGTTACCTCAATGCCTGGGATTGAACGAATGTCACTCGATCGTTTATTTTCAGTTGCCGAGGAGTGTGTCGCTCTAGGTGTCCCGGTCATGGCTTTATTTCCTGTGATTGAGGCCTCACTCAAAACGATTGATGGTGTTGAAGCGTTTAATCCTAATGGCTTAGTGCCCAATGCAGTTACTGAACTAAAAAAACGTTTTCCCAATCTTGGCATCATGACCGATGTTGCCTTAGACCCCTACACTAGCCATGGGCAAGATGGAATTTTGGATCAAAATAACTGCATACTCAATGATGAAACTGTTGCTGTTTTAGTAAAACAGGCTCTATGTCATGCTCACGCCGGCGTCGATATTGTTGCGCCCTCCGACATGATGGACGGACGTATTGGACAAATCCGAGCCGCTCTTGAAAATAATCAATTCATTCATACGCGCATCATGGCCTACTCCGCAAAATATGCGTCTTCTTTCTATGGCCCATTTCGGGATGCTGTCGGCTCTGCCACAAATTTAGGTAAGGCGGATAAAAAAAATTATCAAATGGATCCGGCTAATAGCGATGAGGCTATTCGTGAAGTCGGCCTTGATATTAGCGAGGGCGCTGACATGGTCATGATTAAACCTGGCATGCCTTATTTGGATATCGTCCATCGCATTAAAGATGCATTTGGCTACCCCACCTATGTGTACCAAGTGAGCGGTGAATATGCGATGCTAAAAGCTGCTGCCAATAATGGTTGGTTAGATCATGATGCGGTCATGATGGAATCTCTGATTGCATTTAAGCGTGCTGGTTCAGATGGTATCCTCAGTTATTTTGCTCTCGAAGCAAGCCGCCTGCTAAAAAAATAA
- the yihA gene encoding ribosome biogenesis GTP-binding protein YihA/YsxC produces the protein MSKLHQTRFFTTVNELHTLPQGDIPEIAFAGRSNAGKSSAINVLCNQKRLAFASKTPGRTQHINYFGVYAKETLLAYLVDLPGYGYAAVGESTRSHWNDILSNYLQNRKSLVGLVLIVDARRGLTELDEQMIRWFGVTQKPIHILLSKSDKQTYSENRDLLHSINEQVKQFAPAQISAQLFSSTKRVGLEESDTLIQEWLFKEVFLSENTPN, from the coding sequence ATGTCTAAACTTCATCAAACCCGCTTCTTTACTACCGTAAATGAACTGCACACCCTGCCCCAGGGCGATATTCCGGAAATCGCCTTTGCTGGCCGCTCAAATGCCGGAAAATCTAGTGCAATCAATGTGTTATGCAATCAGAAGCGGCTTGCTTTTGCCAGCAAAACTCCCGGGCGGACCCAACATATCAACTATTTTGGGGTTTATGCCAAAGAAACGCTATTGGCCTATTTGGTGGACTTACCTGGATATGGCTATGCTGCCGTCGGAGAGAGCACCCGATCCCATTGGAACGATATTCTCAGTAACTACCTCCAGAACCGTAAATCGCTTGTAGGTTTAGTTTTGATTGTGGATGCGCGTCGCGGCCTAACTGAACTTGATGAGCAAATGATTCGGTGGTTTGGTGTTACCCAAAAACCGATTCATATCCTACTTAGTAAGTCTGATAAACAAACCTATTCCGAAAACCGTGACCTCCTGCATAGTATTAATGAACAGGTAAAGCAATTTGCGCCAGCACAAATTAGTGCCCAACTATTTTCTAGTACAAAACGGGTTGGCCTTGAAGAAAGCGATACACTTATTCAAGAATGGCTTTTTAAAGAAGTCTTTCTTAGTGAAAATACTCCTAACTAG
- a CDS encoding c-type cytochrome: MAAAPAPAAMKADTAAGDALYNNGDPKRGVVACVGCHGANGNSGVASWPKLAAQHSAYTLKQLKNYKDGSRANPVMMGMVATLTQQDMLNLAAYLNKQQPTLGVAQNKDSIALGQKIYRGGIAEKGVPACAGCHSPNGAGIPAQYPRLSGQWADYSTSQLVAFREGTRKNSAQMTTIATKLSDAEMKAVSDYMAGLR, from the coding sequence ATGGCTGCTGCGCCTGCTCCTGCCGCAATGAAGGCAGATACGGCGGCAGGCGATGCACTCTATAACAATGGCGACCCCAAGCGTGGGGTGGTTGCCTGTGTTGGCTGTCATGGCGCCAATGGTAATAGTGGGGTTGCAAGCTGGCCAAAATTGGCAGCGCAGCACTCGGCGTATACCTTGAAACAGCTTAAAAACTACAAGGACGGCTCTCGTGCAAATCCCGTCATGATGGGTATGGTGGCAACTTTAACCCAACAAGATATGTTGAACTTGGCGGCATATTTAAACAAGCAACAACCCACCCTAGGGGTTGCTCAAAATAAAGATAGCATTGCACTTGGTCAAAAAATCTATCGTGGCGGTATCGCTGAAAAAGGCGTCCCTGCATGTGCTGGTTGTCATAGCCCCAATGGCGCTGGTATTCCTGCGCAATATCCACGATTGAGTGGGCAGTGGGCTGATTACTCTACTTCGCAGTTAGTGGCATTTAGAGAGGGTACTCGTAAAAATAGTGCTCAGATGACTACGATTGCAACCAAGCTATCGGACGCAGAAATGAAGGCAGTATCAGACTATATGGCAGGTCTGCGTTAA